The Streptomyces sp. Mut1 genome window below encodes:
- a CDS encoding NUDIX domain-containing protein: MGFQDTAEEWRVTATVTPFRGKKTSVRTDEVEMPDGSVAHRDYQVHPGSVAVLALDDEGRVLVLRQYRHPVRHKLWEIPAGLLDVPGENPLHAAQRELFEEAYVKAADWRVLTDIYTSPGGSDEAVRIFLARNVSEAVGERFEVADEEADMELARVPLQDLVRGALAGDLHNSCLVVGVLALAAVLAGDGVDSLRPADAPWPARPFEA; the protein is encoded by the coding sequence ATGGGTTTCCAGGACACGGCCGAGGAATGGCGGGTCACCGCGACCGTGACCCCGTTCCGGGGCAAGAAGACCAGCGTCCGCACCGATGAGGTCGAGATGCCCGACGGCTCGGTGGCGCACCGCGACTACCAGGTCCACCCCGGCTCGGTCGCCGTGCTCGCGCTGGACGACGAGGGCCGGGTCCTGGTGCTGCGCCAGTACCGTCACCCGGTGCGCCACAAGCTGTGGGAGATCCCGGCCGGGCTGCTCGACGTACCCGGCGAGAACCCGCTGCACGCCGCGCAGCGCGAGCTGTTCGAGGAGGCGTACGTCAAGGCCGCCGACTGGCGGGTGCTGACCGACATCTACACCTCGCCCGGCGGCTCCGACGAAGCCGTACGGATCTTCCTCGCGCGGAACGTCTCCGAGGCCGTCGGCGAGCGCTTCGAGGTCGCCGACGAGGAGGCCGACATGGAGCTGGCCCGGGTGCCGCTCCAGGACCTGGTGCGCGGCGCGCTCGCCGGGGACCTGCACAACAGCTGCCTGGTCGTGGGCGTGCTGGCGCTCGCCGCGGTCCTGGCCGGCGACGGCGTCGACTCGCTGCGCCCCGCCGACGCCCCCTGGCCGGCCCGCCCCTTCGAGGCCTGA